The proteins below are encoded in one region of Sulfolobus sp. A20:
- a CDS encoding signal recognition particle subunit SRP19/SEC65 family protein produces MSLRDLKDENRIVIWPSYFLSNSRSKGRRVRKIQYKITIEDILTESKNLGLDPIIIKDKKYPRDKKVNLIISVKKIKSKNYTIKLIFNNIVAKVEKNRNN; encoded by the coding sequence ATGAGTCTAAGGGATCTTAAAGATGAAAACAGAATAGTTATTTGGCCTTCATATTTCTTATCAAACAGCAGATCTAAAGGTAGAAGAGTTAGAAAAATCCAGTATAAAATTACCATAGAAGATATTTTAACTGAATCAAAAAATCTGGGATTAGACCCAATAATAATAAAAGATAAAAAGTATCCTAGGGACAAGAAGGTAAATCTTATAATTTCAGTAAAGAAAATAAAAAGTAAGAATTATACAATTAAGTTAATTTTTAATAATATCGTAGCTAAGGTAGAGAAAAATAGGAATAACTGA
- a CDS encoding 30S ribosomal protein S8e → MGFYQGPDNRKISGGLKGKNRDKRKYEIGSPPTFTTISSEDTRVKERILGGNFKVRLKYASFANLIDPANNTAKKVKILEVIETPANKELARRGIIIRGAKIRTEAGIAIVKSRPGQDGVINAVLVRDESKGS, encoded by the coding sequence ATGGGATTTTATCAAGGCCCAGACAATAGAAAAATATCTGGCGGGTTAAAGGGAAAAAATAGAGATAAGAGAAAATATGAAATTGGCAGCCCTCCTACATTTACTACCATCTCATCTGAAGATACGAGAGTTAAAGAAAGAATATTAGGTGGTAATTTTAAAGTGAGGTTAAAGTATGCAAGCTTTGCCAACCTAATAGATCCTGCTAATAATACTGCTAAGAAAGTTAAGATATTAGAAGTGATTGAAACTCCTGCCAATAAGGAGCTGGCTAGAAGAGGAATTATTATAAGAGGGGCTAAGATAAGAACTGAAGCAGGCATTGCAATAGTTAAGTCTAGACCAGGTCAAGATGGAGTTATTAATGCAGTGTTGGTTAGAGATGAGTCTAAGGGATCTTAA
- the uppS gene encoding polyprenyl diphosphate synthase has product MAKEKLKRLVLRPIYKIYEMTLWREIKDGPLPKHVGIIPDGNRRWARLNNLSLGDAYFYGYRKLKEVLIWLLNLGIQNITVFALSTENCEKRSTEELSIVLSYIRRGLEELLSDPIIDRYEIRVNAIGKLDKLPLELQQYIHKIIEKTSRYYKRKLTLAICYGGRQEIIDAVTKIIKDYKDGKIKKEDVNEELFRKYFYDSELGDIDLVIRTSGEVRISNFLLWHIAYSELFFCEAYWPEFRKIDLWRAIRSYQKRKRNFGA; this is encoded by the coding sequence ATGGCAAAAGAGAAGCTAAAAAGATTAGTCTTAAGGCCGATATATAAAATTTATGAAATGACATTATGGAGAGAAATAAAAGATGGGCCCCTACCTAAGCATGTGGGGATCATACCAGACGGAAACAGAAGATGGGCTAGATTAAATAATCTTTCTCTTGGCGATGCATACTTTTATGGATATAGGAAATTGAAAGAAGTTTTAATTTGGTTACTTAATCTAGGGATTCAAAACATAACTGTATTCGCGCTTTCAACTGAAAACTGTGAGAAGAGAAGCACTGAGGAACTGTCTATAGTATTAAGTTATATAAGGAGAGGACTAGAGGAGTTATTAAGTGATCCTATAATCGATAGATATGAAATAAGAGTTAATGCTATAGGTAAGCTTGATAAACTACCACTGGAGTTGCAGCAATACATTCATAAAATAATAGAGAAAACCTCTAGGTATTATAAAAGGAAATTAACTTTGGCAATATGTTATGGTGGACGACAAGAAATTATAGATGCAGTAACAAAAATTATTAAAGACTACAAAGATGGAAAAATAAAGAAAGAAGATGTAAATGAAGAGTTATTTAGAAAGTATTTTTATGATAGTGAACTAGGAGACATTGATCTGGTTATTAGAACTTCAGGGGAAGTTAGAATAAGTAATTTCTTATTGTGGCATATAGCATACTCAGAACTCTTCTTCTGCGAAGCTTATTGGCCAGAGTTTAGAAAAATAGATTTATGGAGAGCCATTAGATCATATCAAAAAAGAAAACGTAACTTTGGGGCTTAA
- a CDS encoding N-acetyl-lysine deacetylase: MLQEKELVKQKAKELLLDILSIYTPSKNERTSTAFFEKISNQLNLKLKILPKSNSFILGEGDVLLASHVDTVPGFIPPKEEGETIYGRGAVDAKGPLVGMILAAWLLNERGIKVTVAALTDEESTSIGARELVSLSSNYRHCIVGEPTNTTDIVIEYRGSIQLDIQCYGNSEHSSSARNNLIVDISKKILEIYKPPEKFDKVSIVPTVINAGDTFNVTPSKVYLHLDIRYAINDNRDRILDEVQNIFKECEIKVIDETPPVKVSTNNDVVKSLMRALLKQQLKPRLVRKAGTSDMNILNKICYNIAGYGPGNSSLEHTDQEKISLDEIYIGVKTYMLAIEELWQKRS; encoded by the coding sequence ATGCTGCAAGAAAAGGAATTAGTGAAACAGAAAGCAAAAGAGTTACTTCTTGATATTTTATCTATTTACACGCCCTCTAAAAATGAAAGGACTTCAACAGCATTTTTTGAGAAGATTTCAAATCAACTTAATTTAAAACTAAAAATACTACCTAAATCAAATTCTTTTATACTTGGCGAAGGAGATGTACTATTAGCCTCTCATGTTGATACAGTACCTGGCTTCATACCTCCTAAGGAAGAAGGTGAGACAATCTATGGAAGAGGAGCAGTTGATGCGAAGGGACCACTAGTAGGGATGATTTTAGCTGCATGGTTACTTAATGAAAGAGGAATAAAAGTTACAGTAGCTGCACTCACGGATGAAGAAAGCACTAGCATAGGTGCCAGAGAGTTAGTTTCCCTTAGCTCGAACTATAGACATTGTATAGTAGGGGAACCAACAAATACTACTGACATAGTAATAGAGTATAGAGGATCCATTCAACTTGATATTCAATGCTATGGTAACTCAGAACACTCATCTTCAGCAAGAAATAATTTAATAGTAGATATTTCTAAAAAAATATTAGAAATATACAAACCACCCGAAAAATTCGATAAAGTTTCAATTGTCCCAACAGTTATAAATGCAGGTGATACATTTAACGTGACCCCCTCTAAAGTGTATCTACACTTAGATATTAGATATGCTATTAATGATAATAGAGATAGAATACTTGACGAAGTTCAGAATATTTTTAAGGAGTGTGAAATTAAAGTAATCGATGAAACACCACCAGTAAAAGTAAGCACAAATAACGATGTAGTAAAATCTTTAATGAGAGCTTTATTAAAACAACAACTTAAGCCTAGATTAGTTAGAAAGGCAGGAACTAGTGACATGAACATTTTAAATAAGATCTGCTATAATATAGCAGGATATGGACCTGGCAATTCTTCTTTAGAACATACAGATCAAGAAAAAATCAGTTTGGATGAAATATATATAGGTGTAAAGACGTATATGCTAGCAATAGAAGAGTTATGGCAAAAGAGAAGCTAA
- the lysJ gene encoding [LysW]-aminoadipate semialdehyde/glutamate semialdehyde transaminase, producing MKLLKFYQDRGLKIVKGEGQYVWDINGTKYLDMHAGHGVAFLGHRNKTVIEYLTKQLNQIVTLSPAFDTPIREEMIKELDRVKPDNLDNAFLLNSGSEAVELALKIVRKVTKRKKIIAFKNSFHGRTVGALSVTWNKKYREPFEPLLTPVEFLEYNNLDLLKQINEEVAGVIVEPIQGEGGVIPAKQEFMKSLREITQKTGSLLIIDEVQTGFGRTGKIWAYQHFGIQPDILTAGKAIGGGFPVSVVFLPEWISEALEEGDHGSTYGGNPLAAAAVTASCKVLVNENVPYQAEEKGRLFMKLLEEKLRDFKSVREIRGLGLMIGIDLRFNPSQAIKVIQDEKVLSLKAGISTIRFLPPYLITQADMEWASDAARKGISETESKRVTS from the coding sequence ATGAAGCTTCTCAAGTTTTATCAAGATAGAGGTCTAAAAATAGTTAAAGGAGAAGGTCAATATGTATGGGATATTAATGGAACAAAATATTTAGATATGCATGCAGGACATGGTGTAGCTTTTCTTGGACATAGAAACAAGACCGTCATAGAATATTTAACCAAGCAGCTTAATCAAATAGTAACATTATCACCAGCATTTGATACTCCGATAAGAGAGGAAATGATAAAAGAACTTGATCGTGTAAAGCCAGATAATCTAGATAACGCATTTTTACTAAATAGCGGATCTGAAGCAGTAGAGTTAGCTTTAAAAATAGTGAGAAAGGTGACAAAAAGAAAGAAAATAATTGCGTTTAAAAACTCTTTTCACGGAAGAACAGTAGGAGCACTATCCGTTACTTGGAATAAGAAGTATAGAGAACCTTTTGAACCTCTCTTAACGCCAGTCGAATTCTTGGAATATAACAATTTAGACTTATTAAAACAAATAAATGAAGAGGTAGCTGGGGTTATCGTAGAGCCAATACAAGGAGAGGGAGGAGTAATACCAGCTAAACAAGAGTTTATGAAAAGTTTACGTGAAATAACACAAAAGACCGGTTCACTACTTATAATTGATGAAGTGCAAACAGGTTTTGGGAGAACCGGTAAAATATGGGCATATCAACACTTTGGCATCCAACCGGATATTTTAACGGCAGGAAAGGCAATAGGTGGAGGATTTCCAGTGAGTGTTGTATTTTTACCAGAATGGATAAGTGAAGCACTAGAAGAAGGCGACCATGGTTCGACTTATGGTGGAAATCCATTGGCAGCAGCTGCTGTTACAGCATCTTGTAAAGTGCTCGTAAACGAAAACGTGCCATATCAAGCAGAAGAAAAAGGTAGATTATTCATGAAATTACTCGAAGAAAAATTACGTGACTTTAAATCAGTTAGAGAAATAAGAGGGTTAGGATTAATGATCGGAATTGATCTCAGATTTAATCCCTCTCAAGCAATAAAGGTAATCCAAGACGAAAAGGTCTTATCCTTAAAGGCAGGAATTTCTACTATAAGATTTTTACCACCTTATTTAATAACACAAGCAGATATGGAGTGGGCTTCAGATGCTGCAAGAAAAGGAATTAGTGAAACAGAAAGCAAAAGAGTTACTTCTTGA
- the lysX gene encoding lysine biosynthesis protein LysX, giving the protein MRIGLLYDILRWEEKNLVEESKKLGFKLYPLYTKDTVFFSNELKLNEDIDIFLQRNVSHNRALVTSFIIEQMGYHVINDYNNLILCENKIFTTYLLSKHNINVPKTYVAFNRISALEYAKKLGFPVVVKPVEGSWGRMVAKADNADTLYSYLEYQEFTNQKYKDIFYVQEFINKPNRDIRVFVIGDEVPVGIYRVNEGNWRTNTALGAKALPLKIDEEIREIALKVQKIVGGFFLGIDVFEDKERGYIVDEVNGVPEYKNTVRVNNFNLSEFLLKKIAEWVKR; this is encoded by the coding sequence GTGAGAATAGGATTATTGTATGATATTTTGCGATGGGAGGAAAAAAACTTAGTCGAGGAGAGTAAAAAGTTAGGTTTTAAGCTATATCCATTGTATACTAAGGATACAGTGTTTTTTTCTAATGAGCTAAAATTAAATGAAGATATAGATATTTTTTTGCAAAGAAACGTCTCTCATAATAGAGCCCTCGTAACTTCTTTTATAATAGAGCAGATGGGCTACCATGTGATTAATGATTATAATAATCTTATTTTATGTGAAAATAAAATATTTACAACCTATTTATTATCAAAACATAATATTAACGTTCCTAAAACTTATGTAGCGTTTAATAGAATATCTGCGTTAGAATATGCTAAGAAACTTGGATTTCCAGTTGTTGTAAAACCAGTTGAAGGAAGTTGGGGAAGGATGGTAGCTAAGGCTGATAATGCTGATACTTTATATAGTTATTTAGAATATCAAGAATTTACAAACCAAAAGTATAAAGATATATTTTATGTACAAGAATTCATAAATAAACCTAATAGAGATATTAGAGTTTTTGTAATAGGAGACGAAGTTCCTGTCGGAATATATAGAGTAAATGAGGGGAACTGGAGAACTAACACTGCTCTAGGTGCTAAAGCACTTCCTCTCAAAATAGATGAAGAGATTAGGGAAATTGCATTAAAAGTACAAAAAATAGTAGGAGGATTTTTCCTAGGGATCGACGTATTTGAAGATAAGGAAAGAGGATACATTGTCGATGAAGTGAATGGGGTTCCGGAGTATAAAAATACTGTAAGAGTAAATAACTTTAATTTGTCAGAATTTTTATTAAAGAAAATTGCTGAATGGGTGAAAAGGTGA
- the lysW/argW gene encoding alpha-aminoadipate/glutamate carrier protein LysW yields MVILKCPVCGGDVSVEDDALPGELVEHECGAQLEIIKQNNRLNLRLAEEVGEDWGE; encoded by the coding sequence ATGGTAATCCTAAAATGTCCAGTATGTGGTGGAGATGTAAGTGTAGAAGATGATGCGTTACCTGGAGAGCTTGTAGAGCATGAGTGTGGCGCTCAATTAGAAATAATCAAGCAAAATAATAGATTAAATCTTAGATTAGCGGAAGAAGTTGGCGAGGACTGGGGAGAGTGA
- the lysM gene encoding HTH-type transcriptional regulator LysM: MPSPSIDDSDLKILEILKKNARTPYTLIAKELKVSEAAVRKRIEKLVRQGIIKRFTIEYELENEIRAVVMVQSTPQIPTSEISKKIAKIPGVEVVYETTGDYDILVIVRGTNITSINRTIDEIRSIQGVVGTNSTIILRTWF; the protein is encoded by the coding sequence ATGCCTAGCCCTAGTATAGATGATAGCGATTTAAAGATATTAGAAATCTTAAAGAAGAATGCTAGAACGCCATATACATTAATAGCAAAGGAGCTGAAAGTTAGTGAAGCAGCAGTTAGGAAAAGAATTGAAAAATTAGTAAGGCAGGGGATTATAAAAAGATTTACCATTGAGTACGAATTGGAAAATGAAATAAGGGCAGTGGTTATGGTTCAGTCTACCCCACAAATTCCTACTTCTGAAATATCTAAGAAAATAGCCAAAATACCTGGAGTAGAAGTAGTATACGAAACTACTGGAGACTATGACATCTTAGTAATAGTTAGAGGAACTAACATCACATCTATCAATAGAACAATAGATGAGATTAGAAGTATCCAAGGTGTAGTAGGAACTAATAGTACTATAATTCTTAGAACATGGTTCTAA
- a CDS encoding [LysW]-aminoadipate/[LysW]-glutamate kinase, translating into MIVIKIGGRVVKNSLDKVVDDIVNIKEKLILIHGGGDIVTEYSKKMGIEPTFVTSPEGIKSRYTSREELDIYVMTMSLINKQIVSKLLSLGKNTIGISGVDGGLLIAERKKKIVIIDERGKKRLIDGGYTGKVKEIRGDVINNLLMLFDAIILSPFALDIEEKLPLNIDADQAAFAISKAVKPETLVMLSDVEGVLVDNKVINKLTAEEARELASKIGPGMNRKLLMSAEAIENGIGKVIIASGMKDNPISNALQLKGTVITNA; encoded by the coding sequence ATGATTGTAATAAAGATAGGTGGTAGAGTAGTTAAAAATTCCCTAGACAAAGTAGTAGATGATATTGTAAACATTAAGGAGAAGCTTATACTAATACACGGAGGGGGAGACATAGTAACAGAATACTCTAAGAAAATGGGGATAGAACCAACATTTGTAACTTCTCCAGAGGGTATCAAGAGTAGGTATACGAGTAGGGAAGAACTTGATATTTATGTTATGACAATGAGCCTTATAAATAAACAGATAGTATCGAAATTGTTAAGCTTAGGAAAGAACACTATAGGTATATCTGGTGTTGATGGTGGACTACTAATTGCTGAAAGAAAAAAGAAAATAGTTATAATTGATGAGAGGGGCAAAAAACGATTAATTGATGGTGGCTATACAGGTAAAGTTAAGGAGATTAGAGGAGATGTTATAAATAATTTACTTATGTTATTTGATGCAATAATATTGTCACCTTTTGCTTTAGATATTGAGGAAAAGTTACCTCTAAATATTGATGCTGATCAAGCTGCTTTTGCTATAAGTAAAGCCGTTAAACCTGAGACTCTCGTAATGCTATCAGATGTAGAAGGTGTATTAGTTGATAATAAGGTGATCAATAAATTAACGGCAGAGGAGGCTAGAGAACTAGCATCTAAGATAGGACCTGGCATGAATAGAAAACTCTTAATGAGTGCTGAAGCAATTGAAAATGGAATTGGAAAAGTAATAATAGCTTCAGGAATGAAAGATAATCCTATTAGTAATGCTTTACAACTAAAAGGGACGGTGATTACAAATGCCTAG
- the argC gene encoding N-acetyl-gamma-glutamyl-phosphate reductase: protein MKDKVRVAVVGGSGYTGGELLRILVTHPKTEISLVTSREYAGKPISLVHPNLRGLISKNFSNFDIDQISQKADVVFLALPHGVSMNYVPKLLELGLTVVDLSADFRLKDPQAYKMWYGIEHPYPDLLDKAVYGLPELHYEELKNTKLIASPGCNATATILALAPIVASKLTESKRFISDVKVSSSEGGAKPSEGSHHPERQNAIRPYEAEGHRHSAEAEQELSRLAKDSIMISIVPHAVSSVRGALASAHSWLSSDISDLEIWKKVAEFYRGKKFIRVVKGNIHPYPDPKYVIGSNFADVGFAVEKRVLRLTMFSAIDNLMKGAAGQAVQAFNINMGFEEDEGLKIAPLRPG, encoded by the coding sequence ATGAAAGACAAAGTTAGAGTTGCAGTAGTAGGCGGTTCAGGATATACGGGAGGAGAGTTACTAAGAATACTAGTAACTCATCCGAAAACTGAAATAAGTTTAGTGACTTCTAGGGAATATGCCGGTAAACCAATATCATTAGTTCACCCAAACCTAAGAGGTTTAATCTCAAAAAATTTCTCTAACTTCGATATAGATCAAATTTCTCAGAAAGCAGATGTAGTATTTCTAGCCCTACCCCATGGAGTATCTATGAATTATGTACCGAAACTCTTAGAATTAGGGCTAACTGTTGTGGACTTAAGTGCCGACTTTAGGCTGAAGGATCCTCAAGCTTATAAAATGTGGTATGGAATCGAACATCCTTATCCAGATCTGTTAGATAAAGCTGTATATGGCTTACCTGAATTACATTACGAGGAACTAAAGAACACCAAGCTAATCGCTTCTCCGGGTTGTAATGCTACTGCTACGATATTAGCATTAGCACCTATAGTAGCCTCTAAATTAACTGAAAGTAAAAGGTTTATAAGCGATGTAAAAGTAAGTAGCAGTGAGGGTGGAGCTAAGCCCTCTGAAGGAAGTCATCATCCTGAGAGACAGAATGCAATAAGACCTTATGAAGCAGAAGGACACAGACACTCAGCTGAAGCAGAACAAGAGCTATCTAGGTTGGCTAAAGACAGTATTATGATTAGTATTGTTCCTCACGCTGTTAGTAGTGTTAGAGGTGCTTTGGCTTCTGCTCACAGTTGGCTCTCTAGTGATATTAGTGATCTTGAAATATGGAAAAAAGTAGCCGAGTTCTATAGAGGGAAGAAATTCATAAGAGTAGTTAAAGGAAACATACACCCTTATCCTGACCCTAAATATGTAATTGGCAGTAACTTTGCTGACGTGGGATTTGCAGTGGAAAAAAGAGTATTAAGACTGACTATGTTTTCAGCAATTGATAACCTAATGAAAGGAGCTGCAGGACAAGCTGTACAAGCATTTAATATTAATATGGGATTTGAAGAGGATGAAGGTTTAAAAATAGCACCCTTGAGGCCTGGTTAA